The Pelmatolapia mariae isolate MD_Pm_ZW linkage group LG10_11, Pm_UMD_F_2, whole genome shotgun sequence genome includes a region encoding these proteins:
- the aldh3a2b gene encoding aldehyde dehydrogenase family 3 member A2b, whose product MSQEQQAVARARKAFETGRSKSVEYRINQLKNLQRLFSERQKEIAAAIKKDLNKTEVGAQFYETLGLEGEISLFIKNLKEWAAPRHVKKNLLTMSDTVYIHPEPLGVVLVIGAWNYPWAVTIRPLIGAIAAGNAAVVKPSEVCVHTSKVMEDLLPIYIDKELYPVVTGGVPETQELLRQKFDHIFYTGNSTVGKVIMEAAAKHLTPVTLELGGKSPCYIDKNCEISIACRRITWGKYSNCGQTCIAPDYILCEPSIQNRVIEEVKKCIKEFYTDNPKTCPDYGRIINQRHFKRVMAMLEDSNIAVGGENDESDCYIAPTVLRDVKPEAKVMQEEIFGPLLPILPVSGLDEAIKLINKGEKPLALYVFSPDNKVIERMRDETSSGGFLANDCLVHYSVSALPFGGVGNSGIGCYHGKFSFDRLSHLRGCLVKKLKMEGVNDMRYPPHTLKKLGWARFFILNTVDVGWVGRMALLAALVMVAAVVIQNYLL is encoded by the exons ATGTCCCAGGAGCAGCAAGCGGTGGCTCGTGCCAGGAAAGCCTTTGAAACAGGCAGGTCCAAATCTGTAGAGTACCGAATCAACCAGCTCAAGAATCTGCAGCGGTTATTCagcgagagacagaaagagattGCAGCTGCCATTAAGAAAGACCTCAATAAG aCCGAGGTTGGGGCGCAGTTTTATGAGACTCTGGGTCTGGAGGGTGAGATCAGCCTCTTCATTAAGAATCTGAAGGAGTGGGCAGCCCCTCGGCATGTGAAGAAGAACCTGCTGACCATGTCTGACACTGTCTACATCCATCCAGAGCCGCTGGGGGTGGTGCTGGTCATCGGGGCCTGGAACTACCCCTGGGCTGTGACCATCCGGCCGCTCATTGGAGCCATTGCTGCCG GTAATGCAGCTGTGGTGAAGCCCTCTGAGGTCTGTGTGCACACTTCCAAAGTCATGGAGGACCTTCTGCCGATTTACATTGACAAA GAGCTTTACCCTGTTGTAACTGGAGGAGTGCCGGAGACCCAGGAGCTGCTACGCCAGAAATTTGATCATATCTTCTACACCGGCAACAGCACGGTGGGAAAAGTGATCATGGAAGCTGCCGCCAAACACCTGACACCAGTTACCCTGGAACTTGGCGGGAAGAGCCCCTGCTACATCGACAAGAACTGTGAAATAAGCATAGCCTGCAG GCGTATCACGTGGGGGAAGTACAGTAACTGTGGTCAGACCTGCATCGCCCCAGACTACATCCTTTGTGAGCCCAGCATCCAGAACCGGGTCATTGAAGAGGTCAAGAAGTGTATTAAG GAGTTCTACACAGACAACCCAAAGACGTGCCCGGACTATGGTCGCATCATCAACCAGCGCCATTTCAAGAGGGTCATGGCCATGTTAGAAGACAGCAACATCGCTGTAGGAGGGGAAAATGATGAGTCAGACTGCTACATAG CTCCAACAGTTCTACGGGACGTGAAGCCAGAGGCAAAGGTAATGCAGGAGGAGATTTTTGGACCTCTACTTCCTATCTTACCAGTCAGCGGCCTGGACGAAGCCATCAAGCTGATCAATAAGGGAGAGAAACCTCTGGCTCTCTATGTGTTCTCACCAGATAACAAG GTGATAGAGAGAATGAGAGATGAGACTTCGAGTGGAGGATTCCTGGCCAACGACTGCCTCGTGCACTATTCTGTCAGCGCGTTGCCATTTGGAGGAGTGG GAAACAGTGGAATAGGCTGCTACCACGGCAAGTTCAGCTTTGACCGACTGAGCCACCTGCGTGGTTGTCTggtcaaaaagctgaaaatggaGGGGGTGAACGACATGCGCTACCCACCGCACACATTGAAGAAACTGGGCTGGGCGCGCTTCTTCATCCTCAATACCGTAGATGTGGGCTGGGTGGGACGGATGGCGC